Genomic segment of Shewanella sp. OMA3-2:
AGGTGCATACGGTACAGTGGTTATTGACCGTCGCGACAGCGAACGTATGGTTGTGGCTCGTAGTGGTAGCCCACTTGTTATCGGTTATGGTATTGGTGAAAACTTTGTTGCATCAGACCAACTTGCACTACTACCTGTAACCCGTAATTTTGCTTTCTTAGAAGAAGGCGATGTGGCAGAAGTGACTCGTCGTGAAGTGAATATTTTTGATTTTAACGGCAATGCGGTTAAGCGTGAAATCAAAGAATCAGAAGTGACCCATGACGCTGGTGATAAAGGTGAATACCGTCACTATATGCTAAAAGAAATCTACGAGCAGCCAATGGCTTTAGCCCGTACGATTGAAGGTCGCATTGCCAACAAACAAGTATTAGACAGTGCTTTTGGTGATAATGCAGCAGAGTTCTTAAAAGACATTAAACACGTACAAATTATCGCCTGTGGTACCAGTTACCATGCCGGTATGGCTGCGCGTTACTGGCTAGAAGATTGGGCTGGTGTGTCATGTAATGTTGAAATTGCTTCAGAGTTTCGTTACCGCAAATCGCACTTATTCCCAAATAGCTTGTTAGTGACTATTTCACAATCGGGTGAAACTGCTGATACCTTAGCGGCAATGCGTCTTGCTAAAGAAATGGGCTACAAAGCCACCTTAACCATTTGTAACTCAGGTGGTTCATCGTTAGTACGCGAATCAGACATGGCTTACATGATGAAAGCGGGTGCTGAAATTGGCGTAGCATCAACTAAAGCGTTTACCGTGCAATTAGCTGGTTTACTGATGCTAACAGCTGTAATTGGTCGTCACAACGGTATGTCAGACGAGATGCAAGCTAACATCACCCAAAGCTTGTTATCAATGCCTGCTAAAGTAGAGCAAGCATTAGGTTTGGACGATGCCATTGCTCAGTTAGCGGAAGACTTTGCCGACAAACACCATGCACTATTCTTAGGCCGTGGCGATCAATATCCAATCGCAATGGAAGGCGCATTAAAGCTAAAAGAAATTTCATATATTCATGCAGAAGCTTATGCCTCTGGTGAGTTAAAACATGGGCCACTAGCCTTAGTTGATGCCGATATGCCTGTTATTGTTGTTGCGCCAAACAACGAGTTACTTGAAAAGCTTAAGTCAAACGTTGAAGAAGTCCGTGCTCGTGGTGGATTAATGTATGTGTTTGCAGATATCGACGCTGAGTTTGAGTCAGACGACACCATGAAAGTTATCCAGGTTCCTCATTGTGATGAGTTTATGGCACCCTTGATTTACACCATTCCATTACAGTTATTGTCATACCATGTGGCACTAATTAAAGGTACCGATGTCGACCAACCACGTAACTTGGCAAAATCGGTCACTGTAGAGTAACTGTTTGATTTTAAGTAAAAATATTTTTAAAGAAGGCTTTCTAAGAAAGCCTTTTTTATTAGTCATAATTTAATTGACAAGAGCGCGCAAACAGACGATAAAAGATCATGTTTGAAAATTAGGTAGGGAGTTTTTATCTGCTAATTCAAATAGATGTTTTTAACGTTATCAAATAAGAGGTCGATGAGATGGATTTTATTGAACGAATAGATGCTTTATCAAAACGAATCCCGCAGATATCTGCAAGCTTGCAAACGGAGGAAGCAACAAAAAATGCACTAATAATGCCATTTTTGCATACGGTATTGGGATATGATGTTTTTAATCCTAATGAAGTCATTCCAGAGTTCACCGCCGATGTAGCAACAAAAAAAGGTGAAAAAGTTGATTATGCACTAGTCAAAGATGGTGAAGTACAAATTCTTATTGAATGTAAAAAATACGGTGAAAAGCTTTCAGTAAAGCATGCTGGCCAGTTGTTTAGATATTTTTC
This window contains:
- the glmS gene encoding glutamine--fructose-6-phosphate transaminase (isomerizing) produces the protein MCGIVGAVAQRDVAEILVEGLRRLEYRGYDSAGVAVINGTELNRTRRLGKVQELSSALAEAPLSGGTGIAHTRWATHGEPSERNAHPHLSEDDIAVVHNGIIENHNKLREKLKGLGYVFSSDTDTEVICHLVHHELKTADTLLSAVQATVKQLEGAYGTVVIDRRDSERMVVARSGSPLVIGYGIGENFVASDQLALLPVTRNFAFLEEGDVAEVTRREVNIFDFNGNAVKREIKESEVTHDAGDKGEYRHYMLKEIYEQPMALARTIEGRIANKQVLDSAFGDNAAEFLKDIKHVQIIACGTSYHAGMAARYWLEDWAGVSCNVEIASEFRYRKSHLFPNSLLVTISQSGETADTLAAMRLAKEMGYKATLTICNSGGSSLVRESDMAYMMKAGAEIGVASTKAFTVQLAGLLMLTAVIGRHNGMSDEMQANITQSLLSMPAKVEQALGLDDAIAQLAEDFADKHHALFLGRGDQYPIAMEGALKLKEISYIHAEAYASGELKHGPLALVDADMPVIVVAPNNELLEKLKSNVEEVRARGGLMYVFADIDAEFESDDTMKVIQVPHCDEFMAPLIYTIPLQLLSYHVALIKGTDVDQPRNLAKSVTVE